In Rhodamnia argentea isolate NSW1041297 chromosome 5, ASM2092103v1, whole genome shotgun sequence, the DNA window caaactaaaagttcatggaccatattgaacattaagctaaagttcaagggccatattaaacagatttaaagttcagggaccataaTACACATTAACTCAAAGTTTAGGGGCCATTTAGGTCATCATCCCCCGCATTAAGTCCCACAAGAATCATGGAATCTCTTATGAAAAGCCTTTCTCCTTTGGAGTGTATCCAACGATGCAATTGCCACTACTCATTTACTCCCGCATAGGAGAAACATCTTACCTTTCACCAGTGTGCCGCTCACGTCCTCAAACTTCACCGGACGATCGAGCACTCGCTTCCGCTCTGCGAATGGGGCAAGACCAACTCGGGTCTGCACATCCAGAGCCACGGTCTCATGCGCTTGTCTGAAGGGTATCTCTGAATCTAAACCAACTTGCTGACGCTCACCCCCAGAGGCAGATCTGGCAAAGGCGCAAGTGACGAATGTGCCGAGAGGGTTCGTCAGCCGACTCCGGAGCCCTTTGCTTCGTGCAGCAATGGTGGATCTTTTGAGGACCCACCAGTGAGCAAACCATGAAGGAGAAAAACCGGATCAGAGGCCACTGACCATTGGTGGCGCGTTCGATCTAACTGCGGAACAGTTCCAAGAAAAAAGGAACAAGCGTATTGAGAGTGCTAAACCTTACggaaaaaattgcaattgaatgcttaaattatcaaaaaaaatacaattatattttaaaatttatcaaaaaatacaatcgaattataaatttttttaaaaagtgcaatctaATTGATTGCATAGATGacaccttttgaaagttttaaaactcaattgtattttcgtGAGAAAtcttaggacttgattacaccttttgaaagttttagaattcgGTTGTATTTTCGTCATAAGCTTtaaaactcgattgcactttttaaaaagttttaggactcaattatatttaGGTggtaaatttttagaacttctTATACACATATTCcgaagaaaaatcacaaaaaaaaaaaattgacaacgTTATCGGCTTGTCTCGCACCTTTTTTAGAGACAAACATGATACATTGGCCATGTTTGGCTTAGCATTGGAAaggagcattggggctctaaagtcccttggccaaatgcaaatggtgtttggctatttttttaactcactttggggagatgcaattgcatctcaatcCAAAATCATTTCTCCTTAGTACCTCTAGAGATACTGGACTTTTGGTAAActtcaactaatttttttttattctattcttgAAAATAGTTTCTGAGAAGAAGAATGCATTTAATAACTACACAAAAGTTTATatttccaaaatagaaaaaagaacataaatgagTTTGGTACAGCCCTAAAAATATctattcccaattttttctatttaataataaaaatgtcaGTTGAGGAGGCGGCGACTAGTGTGCGGAGCGGTGGACTCGTGGTTGTAAAGATAAGCATTAAGTTACAACgagcttgtttttctaaaatgacattatttctcttttttttagaaacaaaaaaaaattactgtttTTTActgattgtttttgttttttggaacaaaaaatcaatttatatttctaaagggatttctatttttatttttttattatttcggAAGAACGTCACTCGTTAAGATAAAAACATAGAATATGTTGAGATGTCATATTCACTGGCGCAAATTAGTCCAACAACCTTAGCCATCAACAATTTCAACACAAAGCACAGGGCATTTTGGCATTACTACACTACTAATCAAACGACGTTATTCAACtaggcatttttttaattaaagaagCGTGATAAAAGCACCCTTTTCTTGACTTGACCATTAACTGCCTCCCTTGAGATACTTCAAGAAAAGGGTTGATAGGACTCGATTGAAttacatattttttaaaaaggtttaaggctaaattgatAGAAGTATAATAGgtctagaaaaaatattttggacgaTTTTCCCTCAGAAACACGCATATAAATCGTCACGGTTGGAATGAACTTATTCAAAGTAAGATAAGCAACGAAGGTACTTTACGGAGGAGAGCAATTGTTAAACATTTGTGAACCCGATATCTTCTTTCTGTCCCTTTGCTACCGTGGAAAGGATCGTTAAATGCCAGGATCGTTCAAATTACTTTGCATGAATTGTAAATcgcaattgaccaaaaaaaaaaaagaattataaatcATGCGTatatttgtttgagtgaaaaaaaattaggcaaaTTAATTTTCTACGTTTGTACTCATTTGGTTTGTTAAAAATGACCGGTCAACGAAAAATCATTTATAGTCTAAGAAATATGCAtgcttaaaattaggaaaatgaatttcccAGCCTAAAAaggagaaaacatttttcgaaaaaaattatttgctgaaaagtattttcatttatCATGAGATTTCTTCCGAAATAAACACACTCTACAATAGAGTATGAAATACTTTGGCATAAGTACAACGCTATTTTAATGGATCATTAACTGTAAAAAGTACACATAAAACTAAATTATCAAAGTTTAAAGGATTTCCAGttagtaaaataaataaaatccacAAACATAACTCGACGGAACCCTCGTATGAAGGGAAAAATGTCAAACGTTGGTAAGCCCAATATATCCGTTTGTTCCTTTGATATCATCGAAAGTATCGATCAATGTCGGTATTGCTCAATTTGCTTCAAATGAATTTATCTACTATACATTTACTTGCAAATTGCACGCATCatcatacaaaaataaaaaagatatgttcactagaaatcctaaaacttatcacgaaataattaattcccaaaacttgcaaaaagtacaatcgagtcttaaaatttgtcaaattgatacaatcacgtcattccgttaactccgtATAATTTGGCTAGCGAAAAATACTGATAtggctttttttaatattttctctctctaaaacaaTGTTATTTCCTCcgaatatgatttttaatataaattttatcaacattaattttaaaaataagctaaaaaaaatacagaacCAGTGACGAGGACTTTTGCATCCCTCGGCCCCTCGCCTCCGCCAAACCACCACCGCGAGGAAGGGCTGGCGATAGTGAGGAAATGGTTAGCGAGGGTCATCGGCCCGCAGTCAGGAGCCGACAACCCTCACGTCCCGAGATAGGGCTAAGGGCTACAGCTAGCTGGGGTGGGTCTACAAGCCATCACCCCACCATCGTCAACCCTTTTGGTGATGGTGTGGGAGGCGGCGGCAAGGGCCCTGTAGGTCCTCACTTGTTCTactctttttttgttgtaatataatttaattaatatttatattaaaaatcaaatttggaacaCAATGATACCGTTTTAGACATATCTTTCTTGCTTTTAGCCATGTTAATGCCACGTAGGAGggagaaaattgcaaaaaaagtcacatcatcattttttgttagTTAAATTGGACGGTGTTAACGGaaaaactcgattgcactttctaaaaattttaagactcaattacactttcattacaagttttagaatttccaGTAAACATACCCCAAAATAAAATTGCAATGAaatctgaaaatattttagcaTGGACGTGACAATATTTTAACGTATCAAAAGCACGCATAAAATTACATTATCAAATTACAAACGAAACCAACTAGTAGGAAGTGAAGAAATTCACAAACATTATATATATTACGCACTGTAAATAATATTCTATCTCTACAATGCATATAAACAAGGGCAAAAATCTTTTGTTGCTAACTAATACAAGAAAATATTTGAGTATATGAAGCTAAAACAAAATGTATTTCGTGAATACGAGTTACAATTGAGTGGTAAAATAATGACGAGAGAGGATAATAAGGGGCAATAAATTACTGTACGCTgcaaatatatacacatatatataataaaaaatattatatatgtgtgtgtatatatttgCTTgtactaggggtgtcaatgattcaattagcaaattGCCGATAAGTTTGAAACCCTTAATAGACTTCGGATGATAAGCTAGAGGAAGGTGAAGATAACGTCAAGTCATCATGCCCCTTATGCCCTGGGCCAACACACGTGCTACAATGCATGAGACAAAGGGTTCCAATCCCGCGAGGGTAAACTAACTCCAAAAACTAGTCCTCGGTTCATATTGCAGGCCGCAACTCGCCTGCATGAAGCCGGAATCGCTAGTAATCGCCGGTCAGCCATACGACGGTGAATTCGTTCCCGGGCCTTATACACATCACCCCGTCACACTATGGCAGCTGGCCACGCGAAGTTGTTACCTTAAAGCAAGGATGGGGTATGCTGAAGGTAGGACTAGTGATTGGAGTGAAGTCGTAATAAGGTAGCCGTATTGAAAGGTGCGGCTGGATCACCTCCTCTAATGCATGTTGGGTATTTTGATTTGATATTGTTTTACACCCAAAAAGAGGTGAGCTACATCTGAGTtcaacttgaaaatgaaaatcctctttcttttctggaCGGTGAAGTAAGACCAAACTCATGAGCTTATTATACTAGGTCGGAACAAGTTGATAGGATCCCCCAAATTGAACCATTAGCATTCAAGCTTGAATTGAACCGAATCTCGCcctaaattgaatatgaaattcagttcagttttttttttatttaggaaaaaagctatcaaaaactctaaattatgctctttgtgacacatttattccacatttttttgtgagaccaaaaattccaaattatgtCCACTATaacacatttatttttcatttttttgtaacaccaaaaaccccaagctatgtccattgtgacatatttactctaaattatttttttgtgacacaaaaaccCCCAAAATTTATGCGTGTGATAAAGTTACCATAAATTtcgaggtaaatatgtcacattgaTAAAAGTTCGCGATTTTTGGGGgcacatgaaaaaaattagggtaaatgtgccacattggtacaagtttagggtaaatgtgttatatGAGTATAAGTTTAAGTtttttagtgtcacaagaaaaaatttggggtaaatatgtcaaaatttgcatagtttagggtttttagtgaCTTCTATCCTTTTATTTatgtgtttcctttttctttattttattttattttctttttttttctttttctttttggggccAAGGATCACACAAAGCCCTCGCCAATACCATGAGGGCCtccaaaaaagataataaaaaaaagataaaaaaattattttagaaattttcagtGCGATTTGATTAACCAAACCGAAATAACCGAATTGAAACAAAGAAACGAAtggttattttttaatttcttaaattgaatCGGATccaaatgcatgaaattttcagtTTTGTTCGGTTAATAGTTCAGTTCTATTTTGACATTCCTAGTATATAGAAGAAAGTATCAAAACCTACAGGACAACGAAGAGAGCCCGATTTTAGCaatgttttttttgggtcgaagattTTAGCCATTCAGGTAGCACATTTAAAGAAAACTTTGTTATAACATAATTTTATAATTGTCATCTTAATCTTCCGACCATGGATTTGGGCagaatgttttaaatttttaatcggACGTATAGAAAGATAAAAGACTTGGGGAGTGGCGCGACAATTAATGAATACAAGCTATACGCTTTGTCAAACCGACAACCACGTTTTTACTTCATAATCAAAGTAACGATCTAGAATCACATTGACATATCTGGCTGCACTATGCAGAAAAGCTCCTCTTTACAGTGTGAACTTCCTGAGCTTTCTGAAACAACCCACGTCCCTGAATAACTGTGAATCGGTAAGTATCATGTTTCTCTGGCCAATTTCATCCTGTCTCCATCATCTGCACACACTATTGTCTTgtctcagagagagagacctcCGTGTCCCTTTCTGTGGCGCATCGAGTAAATCGATCATCTCTCCGTTAGTGGTGGTCAAGCATCGGAAAGCATGTCTACCAGTTCATGGAGTTGATTCTCCTGAGAGGGCGTCGGGGCCGGCGACTTTCGACCACAGGAACGAGATTCTTCACCAACTGCACGAAACAAGAGTGAGGTTTATCTCTGTAACATCTGCCAGACTGGAGAAGAAAACCAATTGAGAGCGGGATGATTCAGAGTAACAGAATGTATTTGACTTTGGACTTGCGCCTGAACTACAGGTTCTGCCCTGTAAGCCCCCCCATAAGTAGAGACATTCCCCAATCACCAACATCTGGCTCCAAACGGCCTTCGGGCCAAATTCAATAAGGATATAGATTTAACATTTTTGAAACAGAACAGTCACTTCAGATGTATATATTAGCTCAACCATCAATATTATAAGTCGCCTATGTTCGAATACATTCCAAACCAACAAAATTCACAATTCCAAGGGTACCATAGTTACCACAAAAGATTCTGACCAACGGGAAAAGATCATTTCCATTTACCAAGAGTTGAGTAAAAGAGACACCTTTCTGCCAGGATATATTTCATGATTGGGGAAACAAACAAGACAACAACGACGCAAGATAATCGAGTATATCCTGCACCTTCTTTTGTTAggacaaaatttccaaaattggaAAAGAGAAATTCAGAGTATGTGAGAACTTGGAATCCAGTGGATGCAAGGAGATATTAATTTTCCCTCCATGTAAATAATAAAGTTTCTATACATTCTTCATCAATGCATTAGTGTAACGCCTTGACCACTGAACTGCACAGACAGGATATCAAGCTCATGGTAGCCTTATATCTGCTAATACACACAGACGCATAAAGCCTCTAGCAGCATCAGCTTCATTTCAGACTGAATCGGCAGCATCCAGTTTTGTTCAAGAAGATTAAAGCAATTAGTTAAGTTTTTGTTTGTAGTCTATCTTGATATCTCGACAGAAACGGCACATCTGATCTGTATTACCGCCATTCTCaaacttttggaatatgtttGATAATATGCAAACACAAAAATTTGCACATTTCAAACACTATTTCACTAATTGATGATTCCCTTCAGCACTATGTACGAGATTAACATTTATATGGATAGCAATTCTCAACACATGCTCCAATTATGCAAGTAATACAAATTCCATCAATGCAAGGGAGGAAACAAACTTAATATTACAAGGGCACCTCAAAATGAGTTTGTAATATAGAGGACGAAATAGTGTTTTCAAATATCAATAGATGGTATCGCTTCCATATGACACAAGatagattgctcaaagggtCTTCAAATCAATTACCATGAATCAAGAAGACAGGGACCAACAGGTTACCATTTCTTTTCTCAGGAAAGACACCATGGCATCAATAAGAGAGCATAGACTGTTGGTTTTCATGTATAAAAACCTTCTGAGCACATTATCCATCACTTTATACTTCTCTATTTGAGCAATTGGCTTAACTATGAtgcaattattttcattttacaagGTCCACCAAAATAAAGTTAGCTGGTACCTTTAACCAGGGAAAACTATCCAACactttgaaaaagaaagtcaaGCAGAAGAAGACACTGATGGCCCCGAAGAGTTAAAAAACTCTAACTTAAATTAATGAGCATAGACTGCCATGGCATTTACCTGTTTAAGCCGCTCTTTGCTCTGCTCAGCCTGCATATAGTGCATAGACTTCTTAGAACTCTCTCAATGAAGAATAATCGTGCTTAACTACATGCACGGTCTTTGAGAGGAAAAAGTTCATCTGCTTCATCATCACTAACTGATGATGAGTATATTGTGGATGCAGACAAGCTAACCTAGAGCCTATATGTTGGAGGCAGAGATTTAGAGGAGCCTGCAGGGCTAAAACAGTCCCTTCTTCTATTATTACGGAAGAAGGTTGATAATCACAAGTCCACCCCAACCGAACTGCCCAATTCCCAACAGGGGACAGGCCAAAGACATTGCTCCTCCAAAGCTAGATGCTCGAAACTAAGGCCATCACAAGTTTCTCCAAGCGCCATTAGTCATTAATTGCTACTACCTCATAAGCTGGTTCTGTATTTCCCAGATAAATTTTCGTCCATTTCAAGATTTCTTTCTGATACATTAAGGAAACAAAATCTGCATGTTCCTTCCCCatttaaaacaaaataatcatcgccTTACTGTCTGTTTCTGCTGAGGCTGCTCAAAAGGCTACTATTGACTGAAGTTCTGATGGAATAAGAAATCAATAAATGGAACATAATCCCATTAGGTACTACCCTTTACAGTTTGTTTATGAAAAGAGCTGCCATCAGTTAGCCGCCCAATGAacttttataaatatttttactcCATTTGATCGGATGGCCAGAATCAAGGGGAGACCTGATTTACACAGAGCATACCTCTTCCCTCAAAAGGCGTGCTTTTTCCTCCTCCAATTGGGTAACCAAGGATTCTAATTCAGCTGTATATGCCTGCAAAAGCAGAGAGAAAAATGTCAGGATTCTTTTTCTATAATTAAAACAACCGCAGAGTTAACCAATCATTCACCCTAGacatgggaaattttttttaacagtcCCAATGTTTGTGGCAATGGAGACCATTACAATGTGCGTGACAGATGGAACGAAGACAAACAGAGATGGCAAAGACAATGACATCATCAACCAACAAACAACTCATTATCATGTGCACACAGAGTCCACAGCTAAAACATAAGAAACCAAACAACGCGAGTCGGACCAATTATCATAAATATGTCGTTGGATTGCTCTGAGCCACTGTTTCACAACGAGAGCCACACTAACCAGACTAAAGAAACGAGTTATTCACCAACACTGGGTCATGGGAAACTGGAAGAAACAAGAAATGAATGAAAGAATAGGggaagaagaagtaaaattaCCTGCTTGCGTTCTCGGGACCTAGCGGccgattctcggttcttgaTCATCCTCTTCTGCTTCTGTTGCGTGGCCTTATCAACAGGCTCCTCCACGGCCCTTCTCTTCCCTCTTCCAACCACCACTCTTCCCTCAAATCCGCCATTGTTGTTGCTAACACCCCCGCCCCCACCCACACCCACCGTCCCCCCGACCTGAATCAAATGGCCGTTCAGATCATCCGCCGCGTCGCCACAGTAACCCCCTGCCcctcctccgccaccaccaccaccaccaatccTCACGTCCTCTTCCCTCACAGCCCCGCTCTTCGTCAGAAAATCCTCCAGAGTCATCTCCTCCTCTCCCCTGCCGCTCGCCCCATCGCTCCCCACCACGATCTCCTTCCACACCTCGTCCACCGTCTTGCTGCCGCCGGCGTCCCCGGCTCCGGCGCCCGGCAGcggcgcgccgccgccgccgccgcctccgtgGTTGAAGAGCGCGGGATCGGGAGTGGCGGGGCCGTCGTCGGAGTAGATGTTCTTGAGGAGGTCGTCCATGGTGACGGCGCCGGAGGTATCGGCGGCGTtgccggcggcggcgatggcgtggttgttgtggtggtggtggtcctgGAGATCGGAGATCAGAGCGGAGAGGGAGGATGATATAGAGGACTGGAGCGGCAGATCCGGGTTCCCCCTCGACGACGTCGTGGAGGTCATCAACTTGGACGACGCCATGACCTCCCCGAGTCTCTCGGCCTCGACTCAACCGGCGGTTCCCGATTCCCCGGTTTCTTCGGGCTCAGTACAAACCAACTCTCTCCGACGACTTCGTCCTCAACCACCTCGAAGCCGACGGCAATTTcgattccgattccgattccgaCAACGGAGCGGCCGATCGTTGCTGCAGAgattcacagagagagagagtcgcgtGCAGTTGGAACAGGAAGGAGAGAGGAAGTTGCCTTGAGAGAGTTCTGGTTCAACGAAATGAGTAAATGATCGATATATAATGAACACGAGAACGGCACTGTACTCTTCGCCCAATATGTCgcctgttttttgtttttttttttccttgtttactTTCTATTTACGATTCCTTttccaataaataaaaaatcattatcgAACTTggaaatgttaaaaaaatcatttcatgtCTATGAATATTTCGAGAATCTCAAAGCGTTTGTTTCgctgaaaataaattatttaaataatatttatttgaaatacaTCATTCGAATAAATTATtattcatattaaaatattttttattgactaatttttttcaattgatataAGCAatccttttcaagaaaatattttccaaatcattcgtttttcatgaaaaaatcggAGTCTTTCTTACTATGATATTTGATAAGGATCTCGTAGAGCTGAGTCGACGATTCATCCCGATTACTTACAAAGATATATCACGAAGTGCTTGAGCAGCTACTCAATTATATCGCTTGAATCATTAATAGAACGCCATTCGCTTGTTAAAAACGGAAGGGCCTTTTTGGCTCATGAGATTTCGACGGGTGTCCTGACATATTTCAA includes these proteins:
- the LOC125315198 gene encoding bZIP transcription factor 12-like, which produces MASSKLMTSTTSSRGNPDLPLQSSISSSLSALISDLQDHHHHNNHAIAAAGNAADTSGAVTMDDLLKNIYSDDGPATPDPALFNHGGGGGGGAPLPGAGAGDAGGSKTVDEVWKEIVVGSDGASGRGEEEMTLEDFLTKSGAVREEDVRIGGGGGGGGGAGGYCGDAADDLNGHLIQVGGTVGVGGGGGVSNNNGGFEGRVVVGRGKRRAVEEPVDKATQQKQKRMIKNRESAARSRERKQAYTAELESLVTQLEEEKARLLREEAEQSKERLKQLVKNLVPVVESRRPRRPLRRINSMNW